Proteins encoded within one genomic window of Saccharopolyspora pogona:
- a CDS encoding UTRA domain-containing protein: MRAPGAAVTHLLDIDAAAPVLIGDETAYTADDTTVLLGEMTYRSDAYRFQADLFRPA, from the coding sequence GTGCGCGCGCCAGGGGCCGCCGTCACCCACCTGCTCGACATCGACGCCGCCGCGCCGGTGCTGATCGGCGACGAGACGGCATACACGGCCGACGACACGACGGTGCTCCTGGGCGAGATGACCTACCGCAGCGACGCGTACCGCTTCCAGGCTGACTTGTTCCGGCCAGCCTGA
- a CDS encoding MFS transporter, with protein MVASRFVLRLAVGGASVTVPTYLAEISPAERRGRLVTQNELMIVSGQLLAFTFNAGIAAALGDSTHVWRWMLVVTTLPAVVLWFGMLVMPDAHQVNPTGRARELMMAVRVAVTDSAEGDVALRTAAAEAALRGTGLLVRSAPATRDQEDQSRARRGRTRCCSVLRKCTGGLSP; from the coding sequence ATGGTCGCCTCCCGGTTCGTGCTGCGTCTGGCGGTCGGCGGCGCCTCGGTCACGGTGCCCACCTACCTGGCGGAGATCTCACCGGCGGAACGGCGCGGACGGCTGGTCACGCAGAACGAGCTGATGATCGTCTCCGGGCAGCTGCTCGCGTTCACCTTCAACGCCGGGATCGCCGCCGCGCTCGGCGACAGCACGCACGTGTGGCGCTGGATGCTCGTGGTGACAACGCTGCCAGCGGTGGTGCTGTGGTTCGGGATGCTGGTGATGCCGGATGCGCACCAAGTAAACCCAACCGGCCGTGCAAGGGAGTTGATGATGGCTGTTCGCGTAGCGGTCACGGATTCCGCAGAAGGCGACGTCGCACTGCGCACCGCCGCCGCCGAGGCCGCCCTGCGCGGCACCGGCCTGCTGGTGAGATCCGCGCCCGCTACGCGTGATCAGGAAGACCAGTCCCGTGCCCGTCGTGGTCGCACCCGCTGTTGCAGCGTGCTCCGCAAATGCACCGGCGGCCTCTCCCCCTGA
- a CDS encoding HNH endonuclease signature motif containing protein: protein MTPLLNIQDPAVGTTSARSAVSCTDAELAARIRELEEAMRVLMMEQLQCIAEADHRGGYAELGFRSAQVWLQGLLNIDARDAKTRVKVARNVEDRQSLYGEVMPADLPETAAALAEGAIGLEHARVIVDGVRRLPEYARCHQVGEVESTLAGYARMMTPRELEKLAERIRYLLDQDGAYDDEEDQHESRELHYTVARDGMTVIKARLDREAGAKFAALMQPLAAPRPEVEGEKDPRTVGQRNADGFAAILDLALDHDGVPRSGGQRPHITISIDFEDLKRGLGFVAAETGMPGTLNTERAITAENARRIACDAEVLPVVLGGDGLPLEVGRAKRTAPTHLRAALLQRDGVCAFPGCDRPPGTPEAHHIAHWVDGGSTELGNMVMGLRSSSPDPAQPAMGNRDTGPATGVHPTVHSGPQTNTTTRWQGTTHPTPRIPPGPHPHPAGPGGRTMMPWFGRGVSGPATPRGCPDDLPGFRLCRKRVRRSSGWRLGRAPPAGSTCLRCR from the coding sequence ATGACACCGCTGTTGAACATCCAGGATCCGGCCGTCGGCACCACCAGTGCCCGGTCGGCGGTGTCGTGCACGGATGCCGAACTCGCCGCCCGTATCCGTGAACTGGAGGAGGCGATGCGGGTGTTGATGATGGAGCAGTTGCAGTGCATCGCCGAAGCCGACCACCGTGGTGGGTATGCCGAGTTGGGGTTCCGGTCGGCGCAGGTGTGGTTGCAGGGGTTGCTCAACATCGATGCGCGTGATGCGAAAACCCGCGTCAAGGTCGCCCGCAATGTTGAGGACCGGCAGAGCTTGTATGGCGAGGTCATGCCCGCCGACCTGCCTGAGACTGCTGCGGCTTTGGCAGAGGGTGCGATCGGGTTGGAGCATGCGCGGGTGATCGTGGACGGGGTCCGCCGCCTGCCGGAGTATGCCCGCTGTCATCAGGTCGGTGAGGTCGAATCAACCCTGGCCGGGTATGCGCGGATGATGACGCCTCGTGAGCTGGAGAAGCTTGCCGAGCGCATCCGCTATCTGCTGGATCAGGACGGTGCCTACGACGACGAGGAAGACCAGCATGAGTCGCGGGAGCTGCACTACACGGTTGCCCGGGATGGGATGACGGTCATCAAAGCCCGCCTCGACCGCGAGGCCGGGGCGAAGTTCGCCGCGCTGATGCAACCGCTGGCCGCACCGCGGCCGGAGGTGGAGGGGGAGAAGGATCCGCGCACGGTGGGGCAGCGCAACGCCGACGGCTTCGCCGCCATCCTGGACCTGGCGCTGGATCATGACGGGGTTCCGCGTTCGGGTGGACAGCGGCCGCACATCACCATCTCCATCGACTTCGAGGACCTCAAGCGAGGGCTCGGGTTCGTCGCCGCCGAGACTGGTATGCCCGGGACCCTTAACACCGAACGGGCTATCACCGCCGAGAATGCTCGACGGATCGCCTGCGATGCCGAGGTGTTGCCGGTGGTTCTCGGCGGGGACGGGCTCCCGCTGGAGGTGGGTCGGGCGAAGCGGACCGCGCCGACGCATCTGCGGGCGGCGTTGCTGCAGCGGGACGGGGTGTGTGCGTTTCCGGGGTGCGACCGGCCGCCGGGAACCCCGGAAGCACATCACATCGCCCACTGGGTCGATGGTGGAAGCACCGAGCTGGGCAACATGGTGATGGGTCTGCGGTCATCATCACCGGACCCTGCACAACCAGCGATGGGAAACCGAGATACGGGACCGGCGACCGGTGTTCATCCCACCGTCCACAGTGGACCCCAAACGAACACCACGACCAGGTGGCAGGGCACTACCCACCCAACACCGCGAATACCTCCGGGACCTCATCCCCACCCAGCGGGGCCCGGCGGGCGAACCATGATGCCCTGGTTCGGTCGTGGAGTGTCAGGCCCTGCCACACCGCGAGGGTGCCCAGACGACCTGCCGGGATTTCGCTTGTGTCGTAAGCGTGTCCGGCGGTCATCTGGGTGGCGATTGGGCCGGGCGCCACCGGCCGGGTCGACCTGCTTGAGGTGCAGGTAG
- a CDS encoding GntR family transcriptional regulator translates to MTSTRRRSPESSWDPATQISVDHRSPVPLYYQVASQIEEAIDSGALPVGARLDNEIELAARLGLSRPTIRQAIGSLADKGLVVRKRGAGTQVVFNRVKRSLELSSLFDDLARIDQKPTTKILTNEVITPSPEIAHILGISEQDKVLHLERVRYARGEPIARMQNYLPAGLIEPEDDLLEERGLYQLLRASGVHLHAAHQTIGARVVAEADAELLDEPVGAPLLTMERTTYDQAGKVVEYGSHVYRASCYSFDLSLRGNS, encoded by the coding sequence GTGACCTCGACGCGCCGCCGATCCCCGGAGTCCTCGTGGGATCCAGCCACCCAGATCTCCGTGGACCACCGCAGCCCGGTACCGCTGTACTACCAGGTGGCCAGCCAGATCGAAGAGGCGATCGACTCCGGCGCACTGCCCGTGGGCGCGCGACTGGACAACGAGATCGAGCTCGCCGCCCGGCTCGGCCTGTCCCGCCCGACGATCCGCCAGGCGATCGGCTCCCTGGCCGACAAGGGACTGGTGGTGCGCAAGCGCGGCGCGGGCACCCAGGTGGTGTTCAACCGGGTCAAGCGGTCGCTGGAGCTGAGCAGCCTCTTCGACGACCTCGCCCGGATCGACCAGAAACCCACCACGAAGATCCTCACCAACGAGGTGATCACGCCCTCCCCCGAGATCGCGCACATCCTCGGGATCTCCGAGCAGGACAAAGTGCTGCACCTGGAACGGGTCCGCTACGCCCGCGGCGAGCCGATCGCCCGGATGCAGAACTACCTGCCCGCAGGCCTGATAGAGCCGGAGGACGACCTGCTCGAAGAGCGCGGGCTCTACCAGTTGCTGCGCGCCTCCGGGGTGCACCTGCACGCCGCCCACCAGACGATCGGCGCACGCGTGGTCGCCGAGGCCGACGCCGAACTGCTCGACGAACCCGTGGGCGCACCGCTGCTCACGATGGAACGCACCACCTACGACCAAGCGGGCAAGGTCGTCGAATACGGCTCGCACGTCTACCGCGCCTCGTGCTACTCCTTCGACCTCTCCCTGCGCGGCAACTCCTGA
- a CDS encoding C39 family peptidase gives MRTSRSIHRSALTGIIGALALTMTACAQPAHPPAQSAIDYHQWHSADDFQSGTAEGVRSGGTGIQIDEPIGTAAHPAPDGRARDYDYARWTSPLQATGFGATQLVASWNAATPPGTWLRLEMRGRTNTGARTRWYAMGEWASGDADIHRTSVAGQADIHGTVNVDTFATSPGTTLSGYQLRATLYRAVGTPASPSLSMLGAMTSRIPDRFGVPTSGPGGAWGIELPVPRYSQNVHSGHFPQYGGGGEAWCSPTSTEMVVEYWGKRPPEQDLAWIGPQHPDPAVDHAARQTFDYAYDGTGNWSFNAAYAATHGLEAHITRLNSLADAERYIRSGIPLITSQSFAANELNGAGYDTDGHLMVIVGFTTNGDVIANDPASSDDAAVRNIYPRAQFENVWLRTKRRDATGAVVDASGGIAYIITPPRFRS, from the coding sequence ATGCGCACTTCCAGATCGATCCACCGCAGCGCCCTCACCGGAATCATCGGCGCACTGGCGCTGACGATGACCGCCTGCGCTCAACCAGCACATCCTCCGGCGCAGTCCGCCATCGACTACCACCAATGGCACTCCGCCGATGATTTCCAGTCGGGCACCGCCGAGGGCGTGCGCAGTGGCGGAACGGGCATCCAGATCGACGAACCCATCGGCACCGCCGCACATCCCGCACCCGATGGGCGGGCGCGCGACTACGACTACGCGCGGTGGACGTCGCCGCTGCAGGCGACGGGGTTCGGGGCGACCCAGTTGGTCGCCTCGTGGAACGCGGCGACACCGCCCGGCACCTGGCTGCGTCTCGAAATGCGGGGGCGGACCAACACCGGCGCTCGAACCCGCTGGTACGCCATGGGCGAATGGGCGTCAGGCGATGCCGACATCCACCGCACGAGCGTCGCCGGGCAAGCCGATATCCACGGAACCGTCAACGTGGACACCTTCGCCACGAGTCCCGGAACGACGCTGTCCGGCTATCAGCTCCGCGCCACCCTCTACCGCGCCGTTGGCACACCGGCGTCGCCCTCGCTGTCGATGCTGGGCGCGATGACCTCGAGGATCCCGGACCGGTTCGGAGTTCCCACCTCCGGTCCCGGCGGGGCATGGGGCATCGAACTCCCAGTACCGCGATACTCCCAGAACGTCCACAGCGGACACTTCCCGCAGTACGGCGGCGGCGGTGAGGCCTGGTGCAGCCCCACATCGACGGAAATGGTCGTCGAGTACTGGGGAAAACGGCCACCCGAGCAGGACCTGGCCTGGATCGGTCCACAACACCCGGATCCCGCCGTCGATCACGCTGCCCGCCAGACGTTCGACTACGCCTACGACGGCACCGGGAACTGGTCGTTCAACGCCGCCTACGCCGCCACCCACGGCTTGGAAGCGCACATCACCCGCCTGAACTCGCTGGCCGACGCGGAACGCTACATCCGCAGCGGAATCCCCTTGATCACATCGCAGTCGTTCGCCGCCAACGAACTCAACGGCGCGGGATACGACACCGACGGCCACCTCATGGTCATCGTCGGCTTCACCACGAACGGGGACGTCATCGCCAACGATCCGGCTTCGTCCGACGACGCGGCCGTGCGCAACATCTACCCTCGCGCCCAGTTCGAGAACGTCTGGCTGCGCACGAAGCGCCGGGACGCCACCGGAGCGGTGGTCGACGCTTCCGGTGGCATCGCATACATCATCACGCCGCCCCGATTCCGTTCCTAA
- a CDS encoding aldehyde dehydrogenase family protein, producing the protein MTTTTSDTTSAVATPESQVWAPPAGGFWEGEWKDGHRRMLIRDPENGKPVGAVMDATDHETNRAVTYLADRWRRHAWPLWERREALERTAAALADEANRFASIMSAESCKTINEARNEVLRATETLRLAAHAAGNLTGRTVPFDNTPRGRGWTGWYTREPIGVVAAITPFNDPLNLVAHKLGPALVAGNAVVLKPAPQTPLTALALVELLLRNGVPAERLAVVPGENAGHSLVRDPRIDVVSFTGGPRTADRIAQAGPARKLLMELGGNNALIVCADADPDHVTTAVVDGAFGVAGQNCLSVQRVFVDAIRYGGILRRVVDAAEALVVGSKKDPATNIGPLVSETEAKRVERWIGEAVAAGAILHTGGRRRSTFVTPAVLTDVPADAALRNEEVFGPVVLLEPFSDLTAAINSANAVDTGLHAGVFTHDIRRAMTIANALTVGAVMINSSPDFRIDAMPFGGFKRSGIGREGIESAVEQLTEPKIVAINTGFAPE; encoded by the coding sequence ATGACCACGACAACGAGCGACACCACGAGTGCCGTCGCCACGCCGGAGAGCCAGGTGTGGGCCCCTCCAGCCGGCGGGTTCTGGGAAGGCGAGTGGAAGGACGGTCATCGGCGAATGCTGATCCGCGACCCGGAGAACGGGAAGCCGGTGGGCGCCGTGATGGACGCGACGGACCACGAGACCAACCGCGCGGTCACCTACCTCGCCGACCGCTGGCGCCGCCACGCCTGGCCGCTGTGGGAACGCCGCGAGGCCCTCGAACGAACTGCCGCCGCCCTCGCGGACGAGGCGAACAGGTTCGCCTCGATCATGTCCGCCGAATCGTGCAAGACGATCAATGAGGCACGCAACGAGGTCCTGCGTGCCACTGAGACGCTGCGGCTCGCAGCTCACGCCGCGGGAAACCTGACCGGCCGGACGGTGCCGTTCGACAACACACCGCGCGGACGGGGCTGGACGGGCTGGTACACGCGTGAGCCGATCGGCGTGGTCGCCGCGATCACGCCCTTCAACGACCCGCTCAACCTCGTCGCCCACAAGCTGGGCCCCGCACTCGTCGCCGGCAACGCCGTGGTCCTGAAACCCGCTCCGCAAACCCCGCTGACCGCGCTCGCGCTGGTCGAACTCCTGCTGCGCAACGGGGTTCCCGCCGAACGCCTCGCCGTCGTACCGGGCGAGAACGCCGGGCACTCGCTGGTCCGCGACCCGCGGATCGACGTCGTCTCGTTCACCGGTGGCCCCCGCACCGCCGACCGCATCGCGCAGGCGGGCCCGGCGCGCAAGCTCCTGATGGAGCTCGGTGGCAACAACGCCTTGATCGTGTGCGCCGACGCCGACCCGGACCACGTCACCACTGCCGTTGTCGACGGCGCCTTCGGAGTCGCAGGGCAGAATTGCCTTTCAGTGCAACGTGTTTTCGTCGACGCTATCCGCTACGGCGGGATTCTCCGGCGCGTCGTCGACGCAGCGGAGGCGCTGGTGGTCGGCAGCAAGAAAGATCCAGCCACGAACATCGGTCCCCTCGTCAGCGAAACCGAGGCCAAGCGCGTCGAGCGCTGGATCGGCGAGGCCGTGGCGGCCGGAGCGATCCTGCACACCGGTGGACGACGACGCAGCACCTTCGTGACGCCCGCCGTCCTCACCGACGTCCCGGCGGATGCCGCGCTCCGGAACGAAGAGGTCTTCGGCCCGGTCGTCCTGCTTGAGCCCTTCTCCGACCTGACGGCGGCGATCAACTCCGCGAACGCCGTGGACACCGGACTCCATGCCGGTGTCTTCACCCACGACATCCGGCGCGCCATGACGATCGCCAACGCGCTGACCGTCGGCGCCGTAATGATCAATTCCAGCCCCGACTTCCGCATCGACGCCATGCCCTTCGGCGGTTTCAAACGCTCGGGCATCGGCAGGGAGGGCATCGAGTCAGCGGTGGAGCAACTCACCGAACCCAAGATCGTCGCGATCAACACCGGGTTCGCACCGGAATGA
- a CDS encoding ABC transporter ATP-binding protein — MSTDHRDVIVLDDAVKHFPLPRRGFRPRELVHSIDGVTLRVRHGEVLGLVGESGSGKSTLARVILGLTPTTSGRVAVDGMEISQLRRAERKLLTRTAQLVFQDPHAAMDPRMTIGESLTAVLAQHGIGTKHQRVQAVSEALAEVGLDDGYLNRYPRECSGGQLQRVVIARALLLRPKLLICDEPTSALDASVQARILNLLHRLHREHQLTMVMISHDLRVVRFIGDRVAVMYLGQIVEIADREDLFRKSCHPYTLALLASAGESTLVEATAAAMGEPPSPVHVPAGCRFHPRCPIATDRCRSQAPEPREIGRGHQVRCHRWNEARSALAAEGAGTR; from the coding sequence ATGAGCACCGACCACCGCGATGTCATCGTCCTCGACGACGCCGTCAAGCACTTCCCGCTCCCCCGGCGCGGTTTTCGGCCCCGCGAACTCGTGCATTCCATCGACGGCGTCACGCTCCGCGTCCGCCACGGCGAAGTGCTCGGGCTGGTCGGCGAATCCGGCTCGGGGAAGAGCACACTGGCCCGGGTCATCCTCGGCCTGACCCCCACCACCTCCGGCCGGGTCGCCGTCGACGGCATGGAGATCAGCCAGTTGCGCCGCGCGGAACGCAAGCTGCTGACGCGCACCGCGCAGTTGGTCTTCCAGGACCCGCATGCCGCGATGGACCCGCGCATGACCATCGGCGAAAGCCTCACGGCCGTGCTCGCGCAACACGGGATCGGGACCAAGCACCAGCGCGTTCAGGCGGTTTCCGAAGCCCTCGCCGAGGTCGGACTGGACGACGGCTACCTGAACCGCTATCCGCGCGAGTGCTCCGGTGGGCAGTTGCAGCGGGTGGTCATCGCCCGCGCGTTGCTGCTGCGACCGAAGCTGCTCATCTGCGACGAGCCGACCTCGGCGCTCGACGCTTCGGTGCAGGCGAGGATCCTGAACCTGCTGCACCGCCTGCACCGCGAACACCAGCTCACGATGGTGATGATCTCGCACGACCTGCGCGTCGTGCGGTTCATCGGCGACCGCGTAGCGGTCATGTACCTCGGCCAGATCGTCGAAATCGCCGACCGCGAAGACCTCTTCCGGAAGTCCTGCCACCCGTACACGCTGGCGCTGCTCGCGTCCGCGGGGGAATCCACGCTGGTGGAGGCCACCGCCGCGGCGATGGGCGAGCCACCCTCGCCCGTCCACGTCCCAGCGGGATGCCGCTTCCACCCCCGATGTCCGATCGCGACCGACCGATGCCGCTCGCAAGCTCCCGAACCCCGGGAAATCGGGCGAGGCCACCAAGTGCGGTGCCACCGCTGGAACGAAGCGCGCAGCGCGCTCGCAGCCGAGGGGGCCGGGACTCGATGA
- a CDS encoding ABC transporter ATP-binding protein yields the protein MTELLTVENLSVESPSGARILDGVSLSIGEGEVLAVVGESGSGKSMTAMSLIRLLPTPLTASADGMTLAGQDLLRATDKEMNSIRGGRVGTLFQQPKRMLDPTCTVGAQIAEPLRRFRGMNRAAARRTTVELLRDVGIPEPERRARAYAHQLSGGIAQRVMIAVALAGQPRLLIADEPTTALDATVEAQILRLIASKKHELGMSVLFISHDLGVVSSIADRIAVMYAGRIVEQGPAAEILDAPQHPYTRALIECSLLRQNAQGELYAIPGQASSARAITAGCRFRNRCATAHAAHIEHKCADVEPALVDSGAPGHTTRCWIPLQRTEESR from the coding sequence ATGACAGAACTGCTCACAGTGGAGAATCTCTCGGTCGAATCCCCTTCGGGCGCGCGGATCCTCGATGGCGTTTCGCTGTCCATCGGGGAAGGTGAAGTCCTGGCCGTCGTCGGCGAATCGGGCTCCGGCAAGAGCATGACCGCGATGTCGCTCATCCGCCTGCTCCCGACGCCGCTGACCGCCAGCGCCGACGGCATGACGCTGGCCGGCCAGGACCTGCTGCGCGCCACGGACAAGGAGATGAACTCCATCCGCGGCGGCCGCGTCGGAACGCTCTTCCAGCAACCAAAGCGCATGCTCGACCCCACCTGCACCGTGGGCGCCCAGATCGCCGAGCCGCTGCGCCGCTTCCGCGGTATGAACAGAGCAGCCGCGCGACGCACGACGGTCGAACTGCTCAGGGACGTCGGCATCCCCGAACCGGAACGACGCGCACGCGCCTACGCGCACCAGCTCTCCGGTGGCATCGCGCAACGTGTGATGATCGCGGTGGCACTCGCCGGGCAGCCGCGCCTGCTCATCGCGGACGAACCGACCACCGCCCTCGATGCCACCGTCGAAGCACAGATCCTCCGTCTCATCGCGTCGAAGAAGCACGAGCTGGGCATGTCGGTGCTGTTCATCTCCCACGACCTCGGCGTGGTCTCCTCGATCGCCGACCGGATCGCGGTCATGTACGCCGGGCGCATCGTCGAGCAGGGTCCCGCCGCGGAGATCCTCGACGCACCGCAGCACCCATACACCCGCGCGCTCATCGAATGCTCGCTGCTGCGACAGAACGCGCAGGGCGAGCTCTACGCCATCCCCGGGCAGGCCAGTTCGGCGCGTGCGATCACCGCCGGCTGCCGGTTCCGGAACCGGTGCGCGACCGCGCACGCGGCGCACATCGAGCACAAGTGCGCCGACGTGGAACCCGCACTCGTCGATTCGGGTGCACCCGGGCACACGACCCGGTGCTGGATCCCCCTGCAGCGCACCGAGGAGTCCCGATGA
- a CDS encoding GntR family transcriptional regulator: MSSPKRKPEPRVPKRTLAAVVTSQIRERIIAGAYPPGTQLNEGELAARFATSRGPVREALQRLVQEGLLTSTPHKGIAVRVLTADDLDDLYFARAAVERAALQRLTARGAPAALIANLEQAVEQLAQAVDNEDWHQVSAADLRFHQHLVNAARSERLSLMYASLADQTRLGLNLMLGTYKGRTDLVDEHRELLKLVGSGDRQALLDALDRHFGDAMITLRHHIDTQLPAEPGRRA; the protein is encoded by the coding sequence GTGAGCTCACCCAAACGCAAACCCGAGCCGCGTGTCCCGAAACGCACGCTGGCCGCCGTAGTCACGTCGCAGATCCGGGAGCGGATCATCGCGGGCGCCTACCCGCCCGGAACGCAGCTCAACGAGGGCGAGCTGGCCGCGCGCTTCGCAACCAGCCGCGGACCCGTTCGCGAGGCGCTGCAACGGCTGGTGCAGGAAGGGCTGCTGACCAGCACACCGCACAAGGGCATCGCCGTGCGGGTGCTGACCGCCGACGACCTGGACGACCTGTACTTCGCCCGCGCAGCCGTCGAACGCGCCGCGCTGCAACGGTTGACCGCGCGCGGGGCGCCCGCCGCACTCATCGCGAACCTGGAACAGGCGGTGGAACAGCTCGCGCAGGCGGTGGACAACGAGGACTGGCACCAGGTGTCGGCCGCCGACCTCCGGTTCCACCAGCACCTCGTCAACGCCGCGAGGAGCGAACGCCTCTCCCTGATGTACGCCTCGCTGGCCGACCAGACCCGGCTCGGCCTCAACCTGATGCTCGGCACCTACAAGGGGCGCACCGACCTGGTCGACGAGCACCGGGAACTCCTCAAGCTGGTCGGCTCCGGCGACCGCCAGGCGCTGCTGGACGCCTTGGACAGGCACTTCGGCGACGCGATGATCACCTTGCGCCACCACATCGACACCCAGTTGCCGGCCGAACCGGGGAGGCGGGCATGA
- a CDS encoding ABC transporter permease has protein sequence MSLLDDHLRAPEANRAETSSARLTRRRGWADIRTWPVSLRVGVAVFGAVLVVLVLTPWIVPHDPAAQDLANRLAPPGGDHLLGTDQLGRDVLSRLMDGGRFSVSIAAITLAISAVTGTLIGIVCARRGGALDEFVMRVTDVLLAFPEVIVAMFLVSVLGTNYLTLVLALVISGWTPFARLARGLALEVSARDFVEAARALGCSKPFIMFRHVLPNVLGPLLAHAASRFGHKLITVGALSFLGLGVQPPDADWGSMLADGQPYLTRASWLVIYPGLAIFVTALSITLIGQGINARRSSRS, from the coding sequence ATGTCTCTTCTTGACGACCACCTCCGCGCACCAGAAGCGAACCGCGCCGAAACCTCGTCCGCACGTCTCACCCGCAGGCGCGGCTGGGCCGACATCCGCACCTGGCCGGTGAGCCTCCGCGTCGGCGTCGCGGTCTTCGGCGCCGTCCTGGTGGTCCTGGTCCTGACGCCGTGGATCGTCCCGCACGACCCGGCGGCGCAAGACCTGGCCAACCGGCTGGCCCCACCCGGCGGCGACCACCTGCTCGGCACCGACCAGCTCGGCCGCGACGTGCTGAGCCGGCTGATGGACGGCGGCCGGTTCTCGGTGTCGATCGCGGCGATCACGCTCGCCATCTCGGCGGTGACCGGCACGTTGATCGGTATCGTGTGCGCGCGGCGCGGCGGCGCGCTCGACGAGTTCGTCATGCGCGTAACGGACGTGTTGCTGGCCTTCCCCGAGGTCATCGTCGCGATGTTCCTGGTGTCGGTGCTGGGGACCAACTACCTGACCCTGGTGCTTGCGCTGGTGATCAGCGGCTGGACCCCGTTCGCCCGGCTCGCCCGCGGGCTGGCCCTGGAGGTGTCCGCGCGGGACTTCGTAGAGGCGGCGCGGGCGCTCGGTTGCTCGAAACCGTTCATCATGTTCCGCCACGTGCTGCCGAACGTGCTCGGTCCGCTGCTGGCACACGCCGCGAGCCGCTTCGGCCACAAGCTGATCACCGTGGGCGCGCTGTCCTTCCTCGGCCTCGGCGTGCAGCCCCCGGATGCCGACTGGGGTTCCATGCTCGCAGACGGGCAGCCCTACCTGACCCGCGCTTCCTGGCTGGTGATCTACCCAGGTCTGGCCATCTTCGTGACCGCGCTGAGCATCACATTGATAGGTCAGGGCATCAACGCCCGGCGGAGCAGCCGCAGTTGA